In one window of Hevea brasiliensis isolate MT/VB/25A 57/8 chromosome 10, ASM3005281v1, whole genome shotgun sequence DNA:
- the LOC110653861 gene encoding BTB/POZ domain-containing protein At2g13690 produces MANSARRKPPSQPRKLSWCCSLSGHPPSPENPVIIAKALHKKHDSFSKPASNSLPGSPLNSKSGLNFVGRIDPRRILSPGRVSPIDSDPTAGYSVQEIVPDPSTVVDSALKSRSESFRGKNEGSLLHSGSGWEQYEGLFDVRLNLRGKKGGALVLETSSEVLIANSEVFAGLISEYRQGLGSTSDRKGNNYSLKMCRIEVPDVENLGVFRDTIELMFEDNITKRLLKIGVYRAIDILEVSAGIIFTKGVSSCLKYLEAVPWTEEEEEKLRGLFSVCKFEETATQDILARLYLHDSVECQQNLARQLVWSITTCTDANARNELKSLVKGLFSKSSIYEKDQPELNKEDLYVVCQSCLSSLGTLLEEASNTSPNRKVTKTGKTLIERISRQVDNINWLLEMLLDQQMGEEFVDMWADQGDLLRMHESTSPMVRYELSRVSATLFIAMGTRKLHCRAEARAGLFQAWFHPMLADFGWLQRCKKGLDMKALEEAMGQTLLTLPLKQQYMLFMEWFRCFSKHGTECPNLSRAFQIWWRRSFLRGSETYAIESR; encoded by the exons ATGGCCAATTCCGCCCGCCGGAAGCCCCCTTCCCAGCCTCGGAAACTCTCCTGGTGCTGCTCCTTATCTGGTCATCCCCCAAGCCCCGAGAACCCTGTAATCATCGCTAAAGCACTTCATAAGAAGCATGACTCCTTTTCTAAACCCGCTTCAAACTCACTCCCCGGCTCACCGCTTAACTCCAAATCCGGGTTAAACTTCGTGGGTAGGATCGACCCCCGCCGGATCCTCTCCCCAGGCCGTGTCTCTCCCATTGACTCCGACCCCACCGCCGGCTATTCCGTCCAAGAAATCGTCCCTGACCCATCTACAGTCGTCGACTCAGCTCTCAAATCAAGATCCGAGTCTTTCCGGGGCAAGAATGAGGGATCTTTGTTGCATTCGGGTTCGGGTTGGGAGCAGTATGAGGGCTTGTTTGACGTGAGGCTAAACTTGAGGGGGAAGAAGGGAGGGGCATTGGTGCTGGAAACTAGCTCGGAGGTTCTGATTGCGAATTCGGAGGTTTTTGCAGGGTTAATTTCGGAATATCGGCAAGGTTTGGGGTCGACGAGTGATAGAAAAGGCAATAATTATTCGTTGAAAATGTGTAGAATAGAGGTGCCTGATGTAGAGAATTTGGGGGTTTTTAGGGACACAATTGAGCTAATGTTCGAGGACAATATTACTAAAAGGCTCTTGAAGATTGGGGTTTATAGAGCCATTGATATTCTTGAG GTTTCTGCTGGCATCATATTTACCAAAGGTGTTTCATCCTGTTTGAAATACCTTGAGGCTGTTCCTTGGactgaagaagaagaggaaaaacTCAGGGGTCTGTTTTCAGTGTGTAAATTTGAGGAGACAGCAACTCAAGATATTTTGGCCAGACTCTACTTGCATGACTCAGTAGAGTGTCAACAAAATTTAGCTAGACAACTTGTTTGGTCTATCACCACTTGTACAGATGCCAATGCAAGAAATGAACTAAAGTCATTAGTTAAGGGTCTTTTTAGCAAAAGCTCAATCTATGAGAAGGACCAACCTGAACTTAATAAGGAGGATCTCTATGTTGTTTGTCAGTCTTGTCTAAGTTCATTAGGCACCCTTTTGGAAGAGGCCTCCAACACTTCACCCAATCGGAAGGTGACGAAAACAGGCAAAACATTGATTGAACGCATCTCTAGACAGGTTGATAACATCAACTGGTTGCTAGAAATGCTTCTTGATCAGCAGATGGGCGAAGAATTTGTGGATATGTGGGCAGATCAAGGGGACCTGCTTAGAATGCATGAGAGCACATCTCCAATGGTTAGATATGAGCTTAGTCGGGTTTCTGCAACTCTATTCATTGCAATGGGGACCAGAAAACTGCATTGCCGTGCAGAAGCAAGAGCAGGGCTTTTCCAGGCGTGGTTTCACCCAATGCTAGCAGATTTTGGTTGGCTGCAGAGATGCAAAAAGGGGTTGGACATGAAGGCACTGGAAGAAGCCATGGGTCAGACACTCCTAACACTTCCTCTGAAGCAGCAGTATATGTTGTTTATGGAATGGTTTAGGTGTTTCTCCAAGCATGGCACTGAATGCCCCAATCTCAGCAGAGCATTCCAGATTTGGTGGCGCCGATCATTTCTACGAGGCTCAGAAACTTATGCCATTGAATCCAGGTGA